A stretch of Vigna angularis cultivar LongXiaoDou No.4 chromosome 4, ASM1680809v1, whole genome shotgun sequence DNA encodes these proteins:
- the LOC108330350 gene encoding uncharacterized mitochondrial protein AtMg00820-like codes for MNVAYVSQIEPKTVEDALSDENWLMAMQDELNQFKRNNVWELVPGEKTQQVIDTKWVFRNKMDDYGDIIKIKARLVAKAYYQEEGITYDETYAPVARLEAIRILLAIALMMKFKLYQMDVKSAILNGYIKEEVFVEQPPRF; via the coding sequence ATGAATGTGGCCTACGTGTCCCAGATTGAGCCCAAAACGGTTGAAGATGCACTATCAGACGAGAATTGGTTAATGGCAATGCAAGATGAGTTGAATCAATTTAAGAGGAACAATGTTTGGGAACTTGTTCCAGGAGAAAAGACTCAACAAGTCATTGACACTAAGTGGGTTTTTCGCaataaaatggatgattatGGAGATATTATAAAGATCAAAGCCAGACTGGTAGCAAAAGCATACTATCAAGAGGAAGGAATCACTTACGATGAAACTTATGCTCCTGTGGCCAGACTAGAAGCTATCAGAATTCTTCTAGCCATTGCTTTAATGATGAAATTCAAGTTATACCAAATGGATGTGAAGAGTGCAATTCTAAACGGCTACATTAAGGAAGAAGTGTTTGTTGAACAGCCCCCTCGCTTCTAA